The Solenopsis invicta isolate M01_SB unplaced genomic scaffold, UNIL_Sinv_3.0 scaffold_113, whole genome shotgun sequence genome contains the following window.
TGACATCGGGGGGAGAGTCCCCCCCCTCACGTCAGGAGGGGGTTGGCCTTCCCAGCTCCGCCGAGGCGAGGGGAGTGGAGCAAGTGCCCCCTCCCCCCACAAGAGCAACGGGAGCTTGCGCCGACATGGCGCAGGTAGGCCCGGGAACCATCCGGCGAGGGCCGGACCTCTCGAGCCTGTACCCCCAAcaccaacaggggaagaggcgggggaagGACGGTGTCCCTCtgccccgacctagggcagaacTGGCCCCTAAGCCCTGCCAGGGGTGCCTACCGCTAAGGCGCCCCTGGCGAGACGTCAAcaggccgactgggtccggggggctccggaagtatgctgcacgcgttcccggagccattcagttatggaccagggcaggacacccggaggggttttagtgggtaggccctcACCGGCACGTCGctggcgggggagagccccacataactgCCAGGCCTCCCCGGAGGTCTAGgatatgcggtaacgcatttcccctccgttacaaaaaaaagcGGATGCGGCAGAAGGGGAAACCTCGCAAGTCGAAGGGCCCGCGGTCATCCCCCTCCCCTGGCGCGACCGGGAGCGGTGCGCCAGCAATCAACGCCCGTAAATGTTCTCGGTCCCGAAGGCGAATAGGAAGAGTGTCAAGGTTACGCCTTACGCAGATGAGCCCATTTCTCACTCAAGCGCGGTGAAGAAGTCCCTCCCTGACCGCTTGTCCCGCCTTGCCAAGGATCTCACGGGAACGAGCGGAAAGACGCTCATTGATGTTAATAATGCCGGGGAGAAGACCGGGGACGTCGAATCCGTCCAGCCTCCTCTTGGTTCTCTTCCCGCTGATTCGCCGGTTGCGGGCATCACACGTGGCCAGTTTAACAATGACGGGACGAGGCCGGCCGCCAGTGGCAGGTATACGGAAACAGAAGGTAATATGTCCGGAAGCGTCCTCCATTCCAATCGCGGCAGCGATTCTAAAGACCTTCTCACGCAGATTCCCCAAAGGCGGTTCCCTAACTCCGAAGATAATCAGTTCCGAGCACAGTTTAGCGCGCTCGAGAGCTTCCAGCCTATTTTCAATCGCTGACAGTCCGCGCAATTCAGCAGGCGGACCATGCGCTTCAAGGACATCCATCCGTCGATTGAGGGCGGTCTGCTGCGCCCTGAGGTCTCGAATCAAAGCTGTAAGCGCGTTCAAAGTGACAGTGAGCCTCGCATCAAGAGCAGACACCTGAGGCTTAATTGTGGAGAGGTTTGATGAGTTGTGCCTTAATAATGGAGAGATCCTGCAACTGAGACTCGATGCTCGACATCTTAAAAAGGAGAGAGGAAAGAATGGCATTTGTCAAGCCGGACGCAGGTTTGGCAGGATTGAAGTTAGTAGAGGCGCTGGATGCGAGGGAGGAAATCTGACGTCCGAAGCGACAGTGCTCTCCACATAGTGGGCAAAAGATGTCATCAGAAGAGGCAGCAGAGCAGGAAGGAAGCTCTAAACACTCCAGATGGAATGCGTGCTTTGCATCCCGCTCACACTGGACAACAGCGGCGGCCGACATAAACCTCTTGCAGATCCAACAGCTAAGAGGCATCTTGATTGGCTGGAGAGGACTGTGAGGCAGATCCACGATGCGTCGCCGGACGCGCGCGCAACCACACAACCAGTAGATTTAGGAACGCGCGCAGGTCCCAGTACACCGGCAGTAGAGTtgccgaagagagagagagtgagagagagagagagaggggggggggaggaactATTCGAGGGATTTATGATAATGGTGGTGGggcaatttttccaaaatttgtaattttattttcctattttaaatttttaataaattgatataaaaatattataaaaattattttgattaatagtataatattatatgaaaataaagttaataggttagtataaaaattatattaattaatagcttaatataaaaattattttaattaattgcttaatattaatttaattaattaaaaggagGGCAACCCCTCCACTCCTCCATCGCCCTTTTCCCAACGCAAAGTGGATTAAAACCCGTCTATAACATCTACTCTCGTATATTTTGGTGGTACACGACTAAAAATCTAATAAGAGAGCACTTCTTTTTAAGGTGCAATCTTCTAGTGGACTTGTTGATCTGAAAATTTTTAGGTTATGGTGACATAAAATAATCAAACTATTGCTCAGAGCTCATGCCAAGGTGCCAAATAATACCacagaaaaaatggaaaatattcattgaataattttaaaataacagcgTATATCTCTTTACTTATTATATGGCCCTGGTAAATAGAATACGCAAATgaacttgctttgaagtacatataaaagtatCGACCAATGCCAATATTTTGAACAACCCTGAGACCGGGGTAATTTGAAGGTGGTCCGAAAATgttctgaaatttatgttttacgataaaaaaaatgtgaaaaagctATTATTAGGATTgattttattcagaaaaggaCATATAGTGAAGAATTTGAAGAATTGTTACatacaatacaaaaatacaatcgtacaataaaaattcttattgctTTATTGTTTTCGGAACAAGTTggtttatttgtattttgtgtaattacatctattaagtattatattgtatatttggtacatagaacgtaaatatgaaagaaaaaattgtccGAGGAACAATTCGACGTTTTGTGTTTTTATTAGCCCAGACATCAACTCTGCGCGATATtgcgaataataataaaaaaaaaaatagacataACACAACACAAAGTAAACATGAAATGTTTAAAAGACATTCAACTGGACATAATACATTCacagtttttaaaaagaatagtatttattttacttaaatttcaaagaaatgctgactatcggAAATTACTTCCACTgtcacaaaacaaaatttttactagTATGACTTTAATATGATGCCGTTATCAACAAAACTTTCTTAGCAGCATCATTAAATTAGGACgaatttacagtatttaaagtaaatttttaataatgaatcattatttatgcgatatctcacgtgttttacgttaaaacgcgtcgaacaaacgttgaatttcataagaaaataaactattgaagctcacagcgcgaattgcaaatgaatcgttatatatGCCATAATTcacgtgtttaacgttaaaacgcatcaaacaagcgttgatctgcatcagaaacaaaaccaTTGAAGTTACCAGCGTAAACTGCAGATGAATCGATATCTATGCTACATCAcacctgttttacgttaaaaagcgtcgaacaagcgttgatctgcgtatgaaacgaatctattgacgttcacagcgcgaattgcaaatgaatcgttatctatgcgatatctcacgtgttttacgttaaaacgggtcgaacaagcgttgatctcaATCAGAAACGAATATATTGACGTTCCCTGCGCAAATAGCAAATGaaacgctatctatgcggtatctcacgtgttttcgttaaaacgcgtcgaacaagcgttgatctgcgtcagacACGAAACTATTGATAtccccagtgcgaattgcaaatgaatcgttatctatgcgatatctcacgtgttttacgttaaaaagcgtcaaacaagcgtcgatctgcatcagaaacgaaactattgaagttcctagcgcaaattgcaaatgaatcgttttctatgcgatatctcacgtgttttacgttaaaaagcgtcaaacaagcgtggatctgcatcagaaacaaagctattgaagtttccagggcgaattgcatatgaatcgtgaactatgcgatatctcacgtgttttacgttaataagcgtcaaacaagcgttgatctgcatcagaatcgaaactattgaagtttacaGCACGAATTGCTACTGAATCGTTATCTAtaagatatctcacgtgttttacgttagaaagcgtcaaacaagcgtggatctgcatcagaaaccaTTCTATTGAAGTTcgcagtgcgaattgcaaataaatggttatttatgcgatatctcacgtgtgttacgttaaaaagcgtcaaacaagcgttgatctgcataagaaacgaaattATTGATGTATCCAGCACGAATTGAAAATGAGTCGttttctatgcaatatctcacgtgttttacgttaaaacacgtcaaacaaacgttgatctgtaACAGAAAATAACTATTGTAGTtcccggcgcgaattgcaaaaggatcgttatctatgcgatatctcacgtgttttacgttaaaaagcgtcaaacaagccttgatcagcatcagaaacgaaactattgaagttccctgcacgaattgcaaatgaatcgttttctgtgcgatatctcacgtattttacgttaaaacacatcgaacaagcgttgatctgcaacagaaacataactattgaggttcccagcgcgaattgcacatgaatcgttatctatgcgacatctcaagtgttttaggttaaaaaacgtcaaacaagcgtggatctgcaccagaaacgaaactatagaAGTTCCtcgcgcgaattgcaaatgaatcgttatctatgtgatatctcacgtgttttacgttaaaaagcgtcaaaaaAGCGTGGATCTGTTTCAGAAACAAAGCTAATGAAGTTCCAAGCGCCTATTGCacatgaatcgttatctatgcgatatctcaagtgttttacgttaaaaaacgtcaaacaaacgtggatatgaatcagaaacgaaactattgaaggttcctgcgcgaattgcaaatgaatcgttatctaagcgacatctcacgtgttttacgttaaaaagcgtcaaacaagcgtggatctgcatcagaaacgattCTATTGAAGTTcgcagtgcgaattgcaaataattgtttatttatgcgatatctcacgtgctctacgttaaaaagcgtcaaacaagcgttgatctgcataagaaacgaaactatagaTGTAtccagcgcgaattgaaaatgaGTCGTTTTCTATGCAAtaattcacgtgttttacgttaaaacacgtcgaacaaacgttgatctgtaACAGAAACCTAACTATTGTAGTtcccggcgcgaattgcaaatgaattgttatctatgtgatatctcacgtgttttacgttaaaaagcatcaaacaagcgttgatctgcatcagaaacattactattgaagttcccagcgcgaattgcaaatgaatcgttatctatgcgatatctcacgtgttttacgttaaaacacgtcaaacaagcggtgatctgcgtaagaaacataactattgaagttcccagcccgaattgcaaatgaatcgttatctatgcgatatctcacgtgttttacgttaaaaagggtcgaacaagcgttgatctgcatcagaaacgaaactattgaagttccctgctcgaattgcaaatgaatcgttatctatgcgatatctcacgtgttttacgttaaaatgcttcaaacaagcgtggattttcatcagaaacgaaactattcatgttccctgcgcgaattgcaaatgaatcgttatctatgtgatatctcacgtgttttacgttaaaacacgtcaaacaagcggtgatctgcgtaagaaacgaaactattgaagttccctgcgcgaattgcaaatgaatcgttatctatgcgataactcacgtgttttacgttaagagcgttgaacaagcgttgatctgcatcggaaacataactattgaagttcccaacgcgaattgcaaacgaatcgctatctatgcgatatctcacgtgttttacgttaaaatgcttcaaacaagcgtggatcttcatcagaaacgaaactattgacgtttacagcgagaattgcaattGAATCGATacctatgcggtatctcacgtgttttacgttaaaaagcgtcaaacaagcgttgatctgcatcagaaacgaaactattgaagttccctgcgcgaattgcaaatgaatcgttatctatgcgatatctcacgtgttttacgttaaaaagcgtcgaacaagcgttgatctgcatcacaaacataactattgaagttcccagcgcgaat
Protein-coding sequences here:
- the LOC113004478 gene encoding uncharacterized protein LOC113004478 gives rise to the protein MFSVPKANRKSVKVTPYADEPISHSSAVKKSLPDRLSRLAKDLTGTSGKTLIDVNNAGEKTGDVESVQPPLGSLPADSPVAGITRGQFNNDGTRPAASGRYTETEDSPKAVP